The following are encoded in a window of Limibacter armeniacum genomic DNA:
- a CDS encoding aldo/keto reductase has protein sequence MKVHNLRGTFTLHNGIEMPALGLGVFKAEDGEEVIQSVKWALEHGYRSIDTASIYQNEEGVGEGMRQSGVKREEIFLTSKVWNADQGYNSTLTAFDESLERLGTDYLDLYLVHWPVKGKFTETWRAMESLYKDGRIRAIGVSNFLRHQLEEVMDNAQVIPMVNQIEFHPYLQSPRLVEFCEHHRIQLEAWAPLMQGAAFEVKELVALADKYKKTVPQIVLRWNLQRGIVTIPKSVKEERIISNAAIFDFELTEADMEQINLLDRGRRIGPDPDNFDF, from the coding sequence ATGAAAGTCCATAACCTAAGAGGAACATTTACACTGCACAATGGTATTGAGATGCCTGCACTTGGTCTGGGAGTCTTTAAGGCGGAAGATGGAGAAGAGGTGATCCAATCTGTCAAGTGGGCATTGGAACATGGTTACAGAAGTATTGATACAGCATCCATTTACCAAAACGAAGAAGGGGTAGGGGAAGGAATGCGCCAAAGTGGTGTGAAACGTGAAGAAATTTTCCTGACTTCAAAAGTTTGGAATGCAGATCAGGGATACAATTCTACCTTGACCGCTTTTGATGAGAGTCTTGAGCGATTGGGGACAGATTACCTTGACCTTTATCTGGTACACTGGCCCGTAAAAGGAAAGTTTACGGAGACCTGGAGGGCTATGGAGTCACTTTACAAGGACGGAAGAATTCGTGCCATAGGGGTCAGTAACTTTCTAAGGCACCAATTGGAAGAGGTCATGGATAATGCCCAAGTGATACCAATGGTTAACCAGATCGAGTTCCATCCATACTTGCAGTCACCTAGGTTGGTCGAGTTTTGTGAGCATCACCGTATCCAGCTGGAAGCTTGGGCACCTCTGATGCAGGGGGCTGCTTTTGAGGTGAAAGAATTGGTGGCATTGGCTGACAAGTACAAGAAAACAGTGCCTCAGATCGTATTGAGATGGAACCTGCAGCGTGGTATTGTGACGATACCAAAATCGGTGAAAGAAGAAAGGATTATCAGTAATGCAGCCATATTTGACTTTGAACTTACAGAAGCGGATATGGAGCAGATCAATTTGTTGGATCGTGGCAGAAGAATTGGTCCTGATCCTGATAATTTTGATTTTTAG
- a CDS encoding penicillin-binding protein → MAGIRNSILTRVRIAFLGVIVVAAAIVVKMVDIQFVNGDKWRKIAEESGLQFRKVKATRGNILSDDGSLLATSIPFYKLAIDPTVAEDSVFNQGIDSLSILLANFFREKSAAEYKRTISEARSNKRQYKIISGKLIKHQDKKIISTWPIFREGRIDGGVIFEKTEKRFRPFEDLARRTIGFLHQDDEGQKTGRGLEITYNAELAGIDGQALYQRISGGRWKPLNDDDPLQSENGLDLQTTINIEYQEFCNNVLLQTLKENQANYGCLILMEVETGEIKAMVNLGRSGTGEYLEDFNYAVQGKVEPGSTFKVASMMALLEEAESSISLFDSISTGDGSYEFYEDCIMRDSSPYGYGKLSVQQAFEKSSNIGISKLIFRYFQDNPDQFIKYLDRFRLTEPLNFQMAGEGKPFIGRPGDPNWSGCSLPWMSIGYELQLSPLQMLTFINGVANKGKMIEPIILKKILEGHKPTKEFESKTLNKQLCSDRTLQLIQKMMEGVVERGTAKNIYTDEYRIAGKTGTTQKVINGKYTKNYYTSFVGYFPADKPRYTCFVAIDEPGGSAHYGGDVCAPVFRKISDMVIARTMTQSLQYNARQPESLPYIQAGNYQDLALITEAFNLTQEAQNTKHWVRTRVSGDTIRWEDNYTGEGIMPDVKGMSLRDALYLLENKGLVVTANGKGRVKQQSIAPGVRIGKGNRVYLQLD, encoded by the coding sequence TTGGCTGGAATAAGAAACTCCATATTAACTCGGGTAAGGATCGCCTTCTTGGGCGTCATTGTAGTGGCTGCTGCCATCGTCGTCAAGATGGTGGACATTCAGTTTGTGAATGGAGACAAGTGGCGTAAAATTGCCGAAGAGAGTGGTTTACAGTTCAGAAAAGTAAAAGCCACCCGAGGCAATATCCTTTCAGATGACGGAAGCTTATTGGCTACTTCCATCCCTTTCTACAAGCTGGCAATTGACCCTACTGTAGCTGAAGACAGTGTATTCAACCAAGGCATTGACTCACTCAGTATATTGCTTGCCAACTTCTTTAGAGAAAAAAGCGCAGCTGAATATAAACGCACTATCTCTGAAGCCCGTAGCAACAAGCGTCAGTACAAGATTATAAGTGGAAAGCTAATTAAGCACCAAGACAAAAAAATCATTTCTACTTGGCCTATCTTCAGGGAAGGTAGAATTGACGGAGGGGTGATTTTTGAAAAGACAGAGAAACGTTTCAGACCTTTTGAAGACTTGGCCAGAAGAACAATCGGTTTCCTCCATCAAGATGACGAAGGACAAAAGACAGGTCGTGGACTGGAAATCACATACAACGCTGAACTGGCAGGAATAGATGGTCAGGCACTTTACCAGAGAATTTCGGGTGGCAGATGGAAACCTCTCAACGATGACGACCCACTACAATCCGAGAATGGATTGGATCTACAGACAACCATCAATATAGAATACCAAGAGTTTTGTAATAACGTATTGTTGCAAACACTCAAGGAAAATCAGGCCAACTATGGTTGCTTGATTCTGATGGAAGTAGAAACGGGTGAAATCAAAGCCATGGTCAACCTTGGCAGAAGCGGTACAGGCGAATACCTTGAGGACTTCAATTATGCCGTACAAGGAAAAGTGGAACCTGGTTCTACCTTTAAGGTAGCCTCTATGATGGCGCTACTGGAAGAAGCCGAATCCTCTATCAGCCTTTTTGACTCAATCAGTACAGGTGATGGCAGTTACGAGTTCTATGAAGACTGTATCATGCGAGACTCCTCTCCTTACGGCTACGGAAAGCTATCCGTTCAACAGGCATTTGAAAAATCATCCAACATCGGTATCTCAAAACTGATCTTCAGGTATTTTCAGGACAATCCTGACCAATTTATCAAATACCTTGACAGATTTAGGCTAACGGAACCTCTAAACTTCCAGATGGCTGGCGAAGGAAAACCTTTTATCGGTAGACCAGGTGACCCGAACTGGAGTGGTTGCTCCCTGCCTTGGATGTCGATTGGATATGAGCTTCAGCTTTCGCCTTTACAAATGCTGACGTTTATTAATGGCGTAGCCAACAAGGGTAAAATGATTGAGCCTATCATCTTGAAGAAAATTCTGGAAGGACATAAACCAACCAAAGAGTTTGAATCAAAGACACTGAACAAACAGCTTTGTTCTGACCGCACACTACAACTGATCCAAAAAATGATGGAAGGGGTTGTAGAACGTGGTACAGCCAAAAACATCTATACAGACGAATATCGCATTGCAGGAAAAACAGGTACTACTCAAAAGGTAATCAACGGTAAGTACACCAAAAATTACTACACCTCATTTGTGGGGTACTTCCCTGCTGACAAGCCTCGTTACACTTGTTTCGTCGCTATTGATGAGCCGGGTGGTTCAGCTCACTACGGTGGAGATGTTTGTGCTCCTGTATTCCGTAAAATATCGGATATGGTTATTGCCCGCACCATGACACAGTCATTGCAGTACAATGCCCGTCAGCCGGAGTCATTGCCATATATTCAGGCAGGCAACTATCAGGATCTTGCCCTGATTACAGAAGCCTTTAACCTGACTCAAGAAGCCCAAAACACCAAACATTGGGTACGTACACGCGTTAGTGGAGACACTATCAGATGGGAAGACAATTATACAGGTGAAGGGATCATGCCTGATGTCAAAGGTATGAGCCTTCGAGATGCATTGTACTTGCTCGAAAATAAAGGTCTTGTGGTTACAGCCAATGGCAAAGGGCGTGTCAAGCAGCAGTCCATTGCTCCAGGCGTACGAATCGGAAAAGGTAACCGTGTTTACCTGCAACTGGATTAA
- a CDS encoding Dph6-related ATP pyrophosphatase has translation MKAIFNWSGGKDSSLALYKTLQSKKYEALMMLTAMSEEYERISMHGVRGSLLRQQVAQIGLPLATLQLPTTLSMEEYDKQLAKKMQGFRDDGFTHSVFGDIFLEDLRQYREDKLALVDMKGDFPLWKIPTDKLMDEFLDLGFKAVVVCINGSKLDKSFAGRVIDRDFVKDLPKDVDVCGENGEYHSFVFDGPIFNNPIPYEIGETVHKSYKKEEGDEIHKEWQTEFYYTDILPVTETV, from the coding sequence ATGAAGGCGATATTTAACTGGAGCGGAGGCAAGGACTCATCTTTGGCACTGTACAAGACATTGCAAAGCAAGAAATACGAAGCGCTGATGATGCTCACTGCTATGAGTGAAGAATATGAACGTATTTCTATGCATGGTGTCAGGGGAAGCCTGCTCAGGCAACAGGTGGCGCAAATCGGACTGCCGCTGGCTACTTTGCAATTGCCTACAACATTGAGTATGGAAGAATACGACAAGCAGTTGGCGAAAAAAATGCAGGGCTTTAGGGACGATGGTTTTACCCACTCTGTCTTTGGTGATATCTTTTTGGAAGACCTCAGGCAGTACCGTGAAGACAAACTGGCACTGGTTGATATGAAAGGTGATTTCCCGCTCTGGAAAATCCCGACTGACAAGCTGATGGATGAGTTTCTGGACTTAGGCTTTAAAGCGGTGGTGGTTTGTATCAATGGCAGCAAGCTGGACAAATCTTTTGCAGGCAGGGTAATCGACCGTGATTTTGTGAAGGACTTGCCGAAGGATGTCGATGTATGTGGTGAAAATGGAGAATACCATTCGTTCGTATTTGATGGACCTATCTTCAATAATCCTATTCCTTATGAAATTGGGGAGACGGTACATAAGTCTTACAAAAAAGAAGAAGGAGACGAGATACATAAGGAGTGGCAGACGGAATTTTATTACACTGATATACTACCTGTTACAGAAACAGTGTAA
- a CDS encoding FtsL-like putative cell division protein: MKTNTYKQPPKEPKVSKLTQMVEKMGLGVRVDNISAFKYMPYLIFITFLGIIYIANTFRAEKLHHRINKMQKEVELMRVDYQTLKYDFINASKRSKIAEKVKKMGLIDSNKPPVVIEVDDLEQ; this comes from the coding sequence ATGAAAACAAACACCTACAAGCAACCACCCAAGGAACCGAAAGTCAGTAAACTCACCCAAATGGTAGAAAAAATGGGTTTGGGTGTACGTGTAGATAATATCTCTGCCTTCAAGTACATGCCCTACCTCATTTTCATCACATTTTTGGGCATTATCTATATTGCCAATACTTTCAGGGCCGAAAAGCTCCATCACCGCATCAACAAGATGCAAAAGGAAGTAGAACTGATGCGGGTGGATTACCAAACACTCAAGTATGACTTCATTAATGCCAGCAAGCGCTCAAAAATTGCTGAGAAGGTCAAGAAGATGGGACTGATAGACAGCAACAAACCTCCTGTTGTCATTGAAGTTGACGACCTTGAACAATAA
- a CDS encoding alcohol dehydrogenase produces the protein MKAIQVSKAGGPFELVDREIPKPKAGEVLIKVQACGICHSDMFVKEGGFPGLEYPRIPGHEVIGTVESVGEGVNLWKKGQRVGVGWHGGHCHECEPCRSGDFINCQNGKVTGISFDGGYAEYMTAPQEAVASVPDELDAMEAAPLLCAGITTFNALRNSGAKGGDVVAVQGIGGLGHLAIQFAHKMGFKTVAISGSDSKKDLAKDLGAAVYINAGKENPAEVLQKLGGAAVILATAPNGKSISPLVDGLGINGKIVVVGAGMEPMEISPLQLIMGRKSVGGWPSGHAKDSEDTLNFSALTGAKAMIETYPLEKAEEAYKKMLENKARFRVVLKIS, from the coding sequence ATGAAAGCGATTCAAGTATCCAAAGCTGGTGGACCTTTTGAACTGGTAGACCGTGAAATTCCTAAACCCAAAGCTGGTGAAGTGCTGATTAAGGTACAGGCATGTGGCATCTGCCACAGTGATATGTTTGTCAAGGAAGGAGGGTTTCCTGGTCTGGAGTATCCTCGTATTCCCGGACATGAGGTAATCGGTACGGTCGAAAGTGTTGGAGAAGGTGTAAACCTATGGAAGAAAGGACAGCGAGTGGGTGTGGGTTGGCACGGCGGTCATTGCCATGAGTGTGAGCCATGCCGTAGTGGTGACTTTATCAATTGTCAGAATGGTAAGGTAACCGGAATTTCCTTTGATGGTGGGTATGCTGAGTATATGACTGCTCCTCAGGAGGCAGTTGCTTCAGTACCTGATGAACTGGATGCGATGGAAGCGGCACCTTTACTTTGTGCAGGGATTACCACCTTCAATGCCTTACGTAACTCAGGGGCAAAAGGAGGTGATGTAGTGGCTGTACAAGGAATTGGAGGCTTGGGGCATCTGGCTATTCAGTTTGCCCATAAGATGGGGTTCAAGACGGTGGCAATCTCCGGCAGCGACAGCAAAAAAGATTTGGCTAAGGATTTAGGGGCAGCTGTCTATATCAATGCTGGAAAGGAAAACCCTGCGGAGGTGTTACAGAAATTGGGAGGCGCTGCTGTAATCCTTGCGACAGCCCCTAATGGAAAATCCATCTCTCCTTTGGTAGACGGTTTGGGAATCAATGGTAAGATTGTGGTGGTAGGAGCTGGTATGGAACCGATGGAGATTTCTCCATTGCAACTGATTATGGGTAGGAAGTCTGTGGGTGGTTGGCCAAGCGGGCATGCCAAGGACTCTGAGGATACGCTGAACTTCAGTGCGCTCACAGGTGCCAAGGCAATGATTGAGACTTACCCTTTGGAGAAAGCAGAAGAAGCTTATAAGAAAATGCTCGAAAACAAGGCAAGGTTCCGTGTTGTTCTGAAGATAAGCTGA
- the rsmH gene encoding 16S rRNA (cytosine(1402)-N(4))-methyltransferase RsmH: MYHVPVMLQECLEGLNISPEKVYVDVTFGGGGHSKAILDKLTTGKLIAFDQDQDAKLNADAMNDENLIFVASNFRNLKRYLKLHGHPQVDGILADLGISSHQIDKVERGFSTRGDFELDMRMNQGTGISAKDVINDYDETQLRKIFKLYGELKNFGKVAATIVRERNNRDINTTGDLMNVLSNCAPRGKENKYFAQLFQAIRIEVNDELTVLEEMLQQASDVLRPSGRLVVMSYHSLEDRLVKNFIKTGNFEGKQEKDFYGNLIRPLKPVTGKPVIATEEEIGTNRRARSAKLRIAEKI; encoded by the coding sequence ATGTATCATGTACCAGTTATGCTTCAGGAGTGCCTGGAGGGACTAAATATATCACCAGAAAAAGTTTATGTGGATGTCACTTTTGGGGGAGGCGGTCACTCAAAAGCTATTTTGGACAAACTTACTACAGGCAAGCTGATTGCTTTTGATCAGGATCAGGATGCGAAACTGAATGCAGATGCCATGAATGATGAGAATCTCATTTTTGTGGCTTCCAACTTCCGAAACCTGAAGCGATACCTTAAGTTGCACGGTCACCCACAAGTAGATGGCATTCTTGCAGACTTAGGAATTTCTTCCCATCAAATTGACAAGGTGGAAAGAGGCTTCTCTACCAGAGGTGATTTTGAGTTGGATATGCGAATGAATCAAGGTACAGGCATCAGTGCCAAAGATGTGATCAACGATTATGACGAAACACAACTACGCAAGATTTTCAAGCTCTATGGAGAACTGAAAAACTTTGGCAAGGTAGCTGCAACCATCGTCAGAGAACGTAACAACAGGGATATCAACACAACTGGTGACCTAATGAATGTGCTATCCAACTGCGCTCCACGTGGCAAGGAAAATAAATATTTTGCACAGCTGTTTCAGGCTATCAGGATTGAAGTCAATGATGAGCTAACGGTATTGGAAGAAATGCTGCAACAAGCTTCTGATGTACTACGTCCGAGTGGCAGATTGGTGGTCATGTCTTACCATTCACTGGAAGATCGTCTTGTCAAGAACTTTATCAAGACTGGTAATTTTGAAGGCAAACAAGAAAAAGACTTCTATGGCAACCTGATACGCCCTCTAAAACCTGTTACTGGCAAGCCGGTGATCGCTACGGAAGAAGAAATCGGAACCAACCGCCGTGCTAGAAGTGCCAAATTACGTATCGCGGAAAAAATATAA
- a CDS encoding helix-turn-helix domain-containing protein, with product MYRHLSQSQRFAIALLLKAGHSFSAIAKQLGVHRSTISREVKRNIYKGEYHPVQAQQLYQGRLFVKASCRRAIAIPDLHPRKNQLPYWRGYIAWHSDWQDHYFRRKQERIHLFRLRQKSLYSLYDKPIQPTRHAHCVKLLKEKWRDLLHLSPSLPQKFTPEIRSSKQACVFLRA from the coding sequence ATGTACCGCCACCTCAGCCAGTCCCAACGTTTTGCTATTGCCTTGCTGTTAAAAGCCGGACACTCCTTCTCTGCCATTGCCAAACAATTGGGGGTACATCGTTCTACGATAAGCCGTGAGGTCAAGCGAAATATATACAAGGGAGAGTACCATCCTGTTCAGGCACAACAACTTTATCAGGGAAGACTTTTTGTAAAGGCATCCTGCCGCAGGGCGATTGCCATTCCCGACCTTCACCCAAGAAAAAATCAGCTACCCTACTGGAGAGGCTATATTGCGTGGCATTCAGATTGGCAAGACCATTATTTTCGTAGAAAACAAGAAAGGATCCACTTATTCCGACTCCGTCAAAAAAGCCTCTATTCACTATACGACAAACCTATTCAGCCTACTCGGCATGCCCATTGTGTCAAGCTGCTAAAAGAGAAGTGGCGCGATTTGCTTCACCTTTCTCCTTCCCTTCCTCAAAAATTCACTCCAGAGATACGCTCCTCAAAGCAAGCGTGTGTATTTCTGCGTGCCTAA
- a CDS encoding pentapeptide repeat-containing protein, with product MHSYTEEQFTPANFPEHEFSGSEFEDCTFSNCDLTEMDLSKATFIDCLFEDCNLSMVKLTQTILNQVNFNRCKMIGIHFTVCNPFLLSFSFAECDLNYSNFERLKIKKTRFLNCKLQETNFSDAELTRSSFNGSDFEKATFSYTNLSETDFRNALNYSIDPEQNNIKKARFSLDGVKGLLEKYQISVD from the coding sequence ATGCATAGTTACACTGAAGAACAATTCACACCAGCTAATTTTCCAGAACATGAATTCTCAGGGTCCGAATTTGAAGACTGTACATTCAGCAACTGTGACCTGACAGAAATGGATCTTTCCAAAGCTACATTTATTGACTGCCTGTTTGAAGACTGCAATCTCAGCATGGTAAAACTCACACAAACCATCCTGAACCAGGTAAACTTCAACCGCTGCAAGATGATTGGCATACACTTTACAGTGTGTAATCCTTTTCTGCTCTCCTTTTCCTTTGCCGAATGCGATCTTAACTACTCCAACTTCGAAAGGCTAAAGATCAAGAAGACACGCTTCCTCAACTGTAAGCTGCAAGAGACTAACTTTTCGGACGCTGAACTCACAAGGTCAAGTTTCAATGGGTCTGATTTTGAGAAGGCGACCTTCTCCTATACCAACCTAAGTGAGACGGACTTCAGGAATGCGCTCAACTACAGCATTGATCCTGAACAAAACAATATCAAAAAAGCCCGTTTCTCGCTAGATGGCGTGAAAGGGCTGTTAGAAAAGTATCAGATCTCGGTAGACTAA
- the mltG gene encoding endolytic transglycosylase MltG — MNKRFKRLIYIFIGISALAITVIVYGYQTMFTPNIMTTQDEGILFIPENATIQDVTDSLVKHEYVNDIVSFRFVSKLMHYNDNVKPGRYLLKRDMTNREAVSVLRSGLQQPVKVTFSHARTLEDLAPVITKNIRCTPEAFMAAVTNPEVVQKLGFDTVSVRSMFIPNTYELYWNTDVNGLLERMKYEYEQFWTKDRKAKAEKLGLSPLQVTTLASIVQAETIKGDEKPRVAGLYMNRLNRNMLLQSDPTVVYALGDFTKKRILTKDLEVDSPYNTYKHTGLPPGPINIANIQSIDAVLNMEKHKYIYMCAKEDFSGYHNFAESHREHINNANRYQRALSKAKIYK, encoded by the coding sequence ATGAACAAAAGATTTAAAAGACTGATCTATATTTTTATTGGTATTTCTGCCTTGGCTATTACTGTGATTGTTTACGGGTATCAAACCATGTTTACCCCCAATATTATGACGACACAGGACGAAGGCATATTATTTATCCCTGAAAACGCAACCATTCAGGATGTAACCGACTCACTGGTAAAGCACGAATATGTAAACGACATCGTTTCATTTCGCTTTGTCAGCAAGCTCATGCATTACAATGACAATGTTAAGCCTGGTCGTTATCTGCTGAAAAGAGATATGACCAACCGTGAAGCGGTAAGTGTTTTACGCTCTGGCTTGCAACAACCTGTTAAAGTGACCTTCAGTCATGCCCGTACGCTAGAAGACCTAGCTCCAGTAATTACCAAAAACATTAGATGTACACCTGAAGCATTTATGGCAGCGGTAACCAACCCTGAAGTAGTTCAAAAACTAGGGTTTGATACAGTTTCTGTCAGAAGTATGTTTATCCCTAACACCTATGAGCTGTATTGGAACACTGATGTAAACGGACTGTTGGAGCGTATGAAGTATGAGTACGAGCAGTTCTGGACAAAAGACAGAAAAGCAAAGGCTGAAAAGTTAGGCCTGTCTCCACTTCAGGTTACGACGCTTGCATCTATTGTACAAGCAGAAACAATCAAGGGTGACGAAAAGCCAAGAGTAGCTGGTCTGTATATGAACCGCCTGAACCGTAACATGCTGTTGCAATCTGACCCTACCGTAGTCTATGCTCTTGGAGATTTCACTAAAAAACGAATCCTGACAAAAGACCTTGAGGTAGATTCACCTTACAATACTTACAAGCACACTGGATTGCCTCCTGGCCCAATCAACATTGCCAATATCCAGTCTATTGATGCAGTACTGAATATGGAGAAGCACAAATATATCTACATGTGCGCCAAGGAGGATTTCTCAGGTTACCATAACTTTGCTGAATCTCACCGTGAGCATATCAACAATGCCAACCGCTACCAGAGAGCACTTAGCAAGGCTAAGATTTACAAGTAA